The following coding sequences are from one Dermacentor andersoni chromosome 5, qqDerAnde1_hic_scaffold, whole genome shotgun sequence window:
- the LOC126531100 gene encoding glucose-6-phosphatase 2-like: MILMDTLYDNGMFAIQSLQTRFQHQHGLFFAISNFGDPRYAFLIFAPLIYCLDWTVGRRLMWVTIIAEWSNQVLKWMLHGERPYWWVHETEMYNRTGTGTPAIRQYSLTCETGPGSPSGHAMVSAAIWYIILDFLLRRTGVAQQIGKAWTSSFYWCAYAALLCIVSLSRVYIAAHFPHQCLMGMVIGCFLAKFMCKLDTDHVTRQQYVLISVGLCASALSTYGVLRLMGVDPMWSVDRAVKWCVKQEYIHVDTTPFFSMMRYCAFPFGMGLAMTSDFYQRVKSTEFTWSMRVLAAILAVGAGKASEWVSLPKNNVLVFYASAFLFNALLAATMFGFVPYAVASLAGSRRQPSGKAKSS; encoded by the exons ATGATCCTGATGGATACGCTCTACGATAATGGCATGTTCGCCATCCAGTCACTGCAGACCAG GTTTCAGCACCAGCATGGTCTGTTCTTCGCTATCTCCAACTTCGGAGATCCTCGGTACGCCTTCCTCATCTTCGCGCCGCTCATATACTGTCTCGACTGGACGGTGGGACGCCGACTGATGTGGGTCACCATCATCGCCGAGTGGTCCAACCAGGTGCTTAAATG GATGCTGCATGGCGAGCGTCCTTACTGGTGGGTGCACGAAACAGAGATGTACAACCGCACGGGCACCGGTACGCCCGCCATCCGGCAGTACTCGTTGACGTGCGAAACCGGGCCCGGATCGCCTTCCGGCCACGCCATGGTGTCGGCGGCCATCTGGTACATCATCCTGGACTTTTTGCTGCGTCGCACTGGCGTCGCCCAGCAGATAGGCAAGGCGTGGACCTCCTCCTTCTACTGGTGCGCCTACGCGGCTCTCCTGTGCATCGTCAGCCTGTCGCGGGTCTACATCGCCGCCCACTTCCCCCATCAGTGCCTGATGGGCATGGTCATCG GCTGCTTCCTGGCCAAGTTCATGTGCAAGCTCGACACCGACCACGTGACCCGCCAGCAGTACGTCCTGATCAGCGTGGGTCTGTGCGCCAGTGCGTTGTCTACTTACGGCGTTCTTCGTCTCATGGGCGTCGACCCTATGTGGTCCGTCGACCGGGCTGTCAAATGGTGCGTCAAGCAGGAGTACATCCACGTCGACACCACGCCCTTCTTCAGCATGATGCGCTACTGCGCCTTCCCCTTTGGCATGGGCCTCGCCATGACTTCTGACTTCTACCAGCGGGTCAAGTCGACCGAGTTCACCTGGTCCATGCGAGTGCTGGCCGCTATCTTGGCCGTCGGCGCCGGCAAGGCTTCTGAGTGGGTCTCGCTGCCCAAGAACAACGTACTCGTCTTCTATGCCTCGGCATTCCTCTTCAACGCTCTCTTGGCCGCTACCATGTTCGGTTTTGTGCCCTACGCGGTGGCGTCTTTAGCGGGAAGCCGTCGCCAGCCTTCGGGAAAGGCAAAGTCGTCGTAG